A DNA window from Vibrio cidicii contains the following coding sequences:
- a CDS encoding Grx4 family monothiol glutaredoxin, which produces METIDKIKQQIAENPILLYMKGSPKLPSCGFSSQAAQALMACGEKFAYVDILQNPDIRAELPSYAQWPTFPQLWVEGELIGGCDIVIEMFQKGELQPLIKEAAARAASNEAE; this is translated from the coding sequence ATGGAAACTATCGATAAAATCAAACAGCAAATCGCAGAAAACCCAATCCTTCTTTACATGAAAGGTTCTCCAAAGCTACCAAGCTGTGGTTTCTCCTCTCAAGCAGCTCAAGCTCTGATGGCTTGTGGTGAAAAGTTTGCTTATGTGGACATTCTGCAAAACCCGGACATCCGCGCCGAGCTACCAAGCTACGCACAATGGCCAACGTTCCCACAGCTTTGGGTTGAAGGTGAGTTGATCGGCGGTTGTGATATCGTGATTGAGATGTTCCAAAAAGGCGAACTTCAGCCATTAATCAAGGAAGCCGCGGCACGCGCTGCGAGTAACGAAGCGGAGTAA
- a CDS encoding VC2046/SO_2500 family protein, with translation MQIHTLDKAGIINELQFGTGMNHAIHDGRRADFALLLSMFSNDARHITPVEETDSQPVTEQILRQQFALCEPQKLRSDQSSYTISAEQAKQFHRAGLAASKLSHYLIADALAYMPEETFDLPEEVYQNLSGHERRQLAQPNTPLLPEAGLYNNLSTAWAKARLNASV, from the coding sequence ATGCAAATACATACTTTAGACAAAGCAGGCATCATCAACGAGCTTCAGTTTGGCACAGGAATGAACCATGCCATTCATGATGGTCGTCGTGCCGATTTTGCTTTGCTACTATCGATGTTTTCCAATGATGCACGCCACATAACCCCTGTAGAAGAAACGGACTCGCAACCCGTCACGGAGCAAATTCTGCGTCAACAATTTGCTTTATGCGAACCGCAAAAACTGAGAAGCGATCAATCCAGCTACACTATTTCAGCGGAGCAAGCAAAGCAGTTTCACCGCGCGGGGCTCGCCGCAAGCAAACTCAGCCACTACCTTATCGCCGACGCGCTCGCCTATATGCCAGAGGAGACCTTCGATCTCCCGGAAGAGGTGTATCAAAACCTTTCCGGCCATGAAAGACGTCAGTTAGCGCAGCCAAACACTCCACTCCTACCTGAAGCTGGGCTATATAATAATCTATCAACCGCTTGGGCCAAAGCCCGATTGAACGCTTCAGTCTAG
- a CDS encoding ion transporter produces MSQETLKNRLYVIIFGTHTPAGKAFDIALIIAILSSLSVLVLESIPTVRASWSTELRYFEYGFTALFTIEYMLRLYCSPKPVAYAKSFYGVVDLLAILPTYLVLLFPSATFMGVIRLLRVMRIFRILKLVRYLQESNVLLRSLLMARRKILIFFSTVAILVTIFGALIYVIEGPEHGFTSIPKSIYWAIVTITTVGYGDLVPQTDFGKAIASLTMLMGYSILAVPTGIITAELSQEMNSHRQLVKCPNCSHSGHESDALYCKHCGSELADPDKRVVASEIKKAP; encoded by the coding sequence ATGTCTCAAGAAACGTTAAAAAACCGTCTGTACGTTATCATCTTTGGCACTCACACCCCTGCGGGCAAAGCTTTTGATATCGCTCTCATTATTGCCATTCTCAGTTCACTGTCAGTGCTGGTTTTAGAGTCCATTCCTACCGTTCGCGCTTCTTGGTCAACAGAGCTACGTTATTTCGAATACGGCTTTACCGCGCTTTTTACCATTGAGTACATGCTGCGTCTCTACTGCTCACCCAAACCCGTCGCCTATGCGAAAAGCTTTTACGGCGTGGTCGATCTGCTGGCCATTTTGCCAACCTACCTTGTTCTGCTGTTCCCTTCCGCAACATTTATGGGCGTGATTAGGCTGCTGCGAGTCATGCGTATTTTCCGCATCCTTAAATTGGTACGCTATTTACAAGAGTCCAACGTTCTCCTGCGTTCGCTTTTGATGGCACGACGAAAAATCCTGATTTTTTTCAGCACGGTAGCAATATTGGTGACTATTTTTGGCGCACTGATTTACGTCATTGAAGGACCAGAACACGGGTTTACCAGCATTCCTAAAAGTATCTATTGGGCGATCGTGACCATTACCACCGTCGGGTACGGTGACTTAGTGCCGCAAACTGATTTTGGCAAAGCGATCGCCTCACTGACCATGCTAATGGGCTATTCGATTCTCGCTGTACCAACCGGGATCATTACGGCTGAACTGAGCCAAGAAATGAACTCACACCGTCAACTGGTAAAATGCCCAAATTGTTCGCACTCAGGGCATGAGTCCGATGCACTCTATTGCAAACATTGCGGTAGCGAACTGGCCGATCCTGACAAACGTGTCGTCGCAAGTGAGATAAAAAAAGCGCCGTGA
- the asd gene encoding aspartate-semialdehyde dehydrogenase, with protein sequence MRVGLVGWRGMVGSVLMQRMVEEKDFDLIEPVFFSTSQVGIPAPLFANSKVGEDAGVLHDAFDLETLKQLDAVITCQGGSYTEKVYPALRQAGWKGYWIDAASTLRMASDSIITLDPVNLAQIQQGIHKGTNTFVGGNCTVSLMLMALGGLYEKGLVEWMSAMTYQAASGAGAQNMRELISQMGVINDAVSSELANPASSILDIDRKVAETMRSASFPTDNFGAPLAGSLIPWIDVKRDNGQSKEEWKAGVEANKILGLQDSPIPIDGTCVRIGAMRCHSQALTIKLKQNIPLDEIEEMIATHNDWVKVIPNERDITAQELTPAKVTGTLSVPVGRLRKMSMGDDFLNAFTVGDQLLWGAAEPLRRTLRIILAEKQ encoded by the coding sequence ATGAGAGTTGGTTTAGTTGGTTGGCGCGGCATGGTTGGTTCAGTCCTTATGCAACGTATGGTTGAAGAAAAAGACTTTGACCTGATTGAACCGGTATTTTTTAGTACCTCTCAGGTTGGTATTCCAGCGCCCCTATTTGCAAACAGTAAGGTTGGTGAAGACGCAGGTGTATTGCATGATGCTTTTGACCTCGAAACCTTAAAACAACTGGATGCGGTGATTACCTGCCAAGGCGGTAGCTATACAGAGAAAGTGTATCCGGCACTTCGCCAAGCTGGCTGGAAAGGTTACTGGATTGATGCTGCTTCAACACTGCGCATGGCATCAGACTCTATCATTACCTTAGATCCAGTAAACTTGGCGCAAATTCAGCAAGGCATTCACAAGGGGACCAATACCTTTGTTGGCGGCAACTGTACCGTGTCATTGATGCTGATGGCACTCGGCGGCCTTTACGAGAAAGGCCTAGTGGAATGGATGAGTGCGATGACCTATCAAGCGGCTTCTGGCGCAGGTGCACAAAACATGCGTGAGCTCATTTCACAAATGGGCGTGATTAACGATGCCGTCAGTTCAGAGCTTGCTAACCCGGCCAGTTCTATTTTAGACATTGATAGAAAAGTTGCTGAAACGATGCGCAGCGCCTCTTTCCCAACCGACAACTTTGGCGCGCCGTTGGCGGGTTCGTTGATCCCATGGATCGATGTGAAACGCGACAATGGTCAAAGCAAAGAAGAGTGGAAAGCGGGCGTTGAAGCAAACAAAATTCTGGGCTTGCAAGACTCGCCAATCCCTATAGATGGTACGTGTGTGCGTATCGGCGCAATGCGTTGTCACTCTCAAGCTCTGACCATCAAGCTTAAGCAGAACATCCCGTTGGATGAGATTGAAGAGATGATCGCAACGCACAACGATTGGGTTAAAGTCATTCCAAATGAGCGCGATATTACCGCTCAAGAACTGACACCAGCGAAAGTCACTGGCACCTTATCTGTACCGGTCGGTCGTCTGCGTAAGATGTCAATGGGCGACGATTTCCTCAACGCGTTTACTGTTGGTGACCAACTGCTTTGGGGTGCTGCGGAACCTCTACGCCGCACCTTGCGTATTATTTTGGCAGAAAAACAGTAA
- a CDS encoding Hpt domain-containing protein codes for MTAVVQVVEELGNKVEQTHNTFAHERSQRIGLTDDISLNLQIIYALRIQLEANYAESYFAPDVSQFIYSTDHYLQSIRSLLSIDNQLSSLVDEIREKRLKISDQSSFAITQYALLGSYVSEAAFSASPQLDLIFKDIDDLLLASETLPDEYGLPLRQLIAASGDVLAENLQIDHLVQQVNNHAIYTQQSKLEEYVNRMILQYMMVLIAISALSVLGMLFLLYLQDWGEETQALENAKQSKQAHDQEASLDALIRSNSEKVMSYSQESLEEGRVIDTKAMLDSLSGDEASVRLLLQVFIQDHRNDYQRFTDVLVHDKVKAQRIVHSLKGVAANLGALRLKYVAFDIEMTMKNGDSVSEQQLAKLEEALRETIDFAKQLLDETWGND; via the coding sequence ATGACTGCGGTTGTACAAGTTGTTGAAGAGTTAGGCAATAAAGTCGAACAAACGCACAACACTTTTGCCCATGAACGCTCGCAAAGAATAGGATTGACTGATGATATTTCACTCAATCTGCAGATTATTTATGCGCTACGTATTCAACTTGAAGCCAATTATGCAGAGTCCTATTTTGCTCCAGATGTGTCGCAATTTATCTACTCGACCGATCACTACCTGCAAAGTATCAGGAGCCTACTTTCAATAGACAATCAACTTTCTAGCCTCGTCGATGAAATTCGAGAAAAGCGCTTAAAAATCAGCGATCAATCTTCTTTCGCGATCACACAGTATGCCCTTTTAGGCAGCTATGTCTCTGAAGCGGCCTTTTCTGCATCACCACAATTGGACCTGATTTTTAAGGACATTGACGACTTATTGCTAGCTTCAGAAACCCTTCCTGATGAGTACGGTTTGCCTTTAAGACAGCTTATCGCTGCAAGTGGTGATGTCTTGGCGGAGAATTTACAAATTGACCACTTAGTTCAACAAGTTAACAACCATGCCATTTATACTCAGCAATCAAAACTAGAAGAGTATGTTAACCGGATGATTTTGCAATATATGATGGTATTGATTGCCATTAGTGCTTTGTCTGTGTTGGGTATGCTCTTCTTGCTCTATTTGCAAGATTGGGGAGAAGAGACTCAGGCGCTGGAGAATGCAAAACAGAGCAAACAGGCTCACGATCAAGAGGCCAGTTTGGATGCGCTCATACGCTCTAATAGCGAAAAAGTGATGAGTTACTCCCAAGAGTCGTTGGAAGAAGGGAGGGTGATAGATACCAAAGCCATGCTGGACTCACTCTCAGGAGATGAGGCATCGGTACGTTTACTATTGCAAGTCTTCATTCAGGATCATCGCAATGACTATCAGCGGTTCACCGATGTATTGGTGCATGACAAAGTCAAAGCGCAGCGTATCGTACATAGTTTGAAAGGCGTGGCCGCGAACCTTGGTGCGCTTCGGTTAAAATATGTGGCGTTTGATATTGAGATGACGATGAAAAATGGTGATAGCGTGTCTGAGCAGCAGTTAGCTAAGTTGGAAGAGGCGCTGCGTGAAACCATCGATTTTGCCAAACAGTTACTGGATGAGACATGGGGGAATGATTGA
- a CDS encoding YejL family protein, with the protein MPITSKYTDQQVETILAEIGAVLDKHGATPELSLMIAGNIATNVLNQQVAASQRKVIAEKFAQALISSLKEQKTH; encoded by the coding sequence ATGCCGATTACATCTAAATACACAGACCAACAAGTTGAAACGATTCTTGCTGAAATAGGCGCAGTGCTAGACAAACACGGAGCGACCCCAGAGCTTTCATTGATGATTGCGGGCAATATCGCTACCAATGTCTTAAATCAACAAGTTGCTGCTTCACAACGTAAAGTTATTGCAGAAAAATTTGCTCAGGCACTGATCTCTTCTCTGAAAGAACAAAAAACTCATTAA
- a CDS encoding DUF3413 domain-containing protein: MVDSGNSYGERVSKLVSWGHWFAFFNIIAAMLIGTRYIAQSPWPETFLGQLYLVVSWVGHFGFLVFALYLLILFPLTFLLPSQRLFRFFAVTFATVGLTVLLVDTQAYQSINLHLTPVVWELLFSDEKSAISTDLQHLFVVLPLIFFLQLGLAEWVWKKQRKLAHKHIGRPLAGVFFICFITSHLIYMWADAYFYNPVTSQRANFPLSYPMTAKSFMEKHGLLDREEYLKRLEANENNVELVRYPLEQLEFNRRGNHLNILMINVNNWRADHLSETQMPTAYQFAINNQWFTNHYSSSNDSFGVFGLFYGLPTSYASSIKAQGTAPIFLNVLQEQGYDFALFSGNGFSDPLYREVIFRGQHLAAQLEEQNQIEFNDEKAVEAWQNWLAGQTKSPWFSFIELTSVDDIDASAMPKGANASEKFKQTYNQAVGMADNMLQRILVTLEEQQLSANTVVVLTSNHGSEFNETQTNSWGANSNYSRYQLQVPMVIHWPGKLPAKFDQSTSHLDLSVTLLQDLLGVASNPVDFSSGRNLFDESRRRWILAGDTREIALITPTQTTVIDKFGNFKLYDENYKRVRDDSPKLPVLMQGLTELQRFYSKSQQ, translated from the coding sequence ATGGTAGACAGCGGAAACTCATACGGCGAACGTGTATCCAAACTGGTTAGTTGGGGGCACTGGTTCGCATTCTTCAACATCATTGCTGCGATGTTGATCGGTACGCGTTATATTGCCCAGTCACCTTGGCCGGAAACCTTCCTAGGTCAGCTTTATCTGGTTGTTTCCTGGGTCGGACATTTTGGCTTTCTGGTCTTCGCGCTGTACCTGTTGATTCTGTTTCCACTCACTTTTCTTCTGCCCTCACAACGGTTGTTCAGATTCTTTGCCGTCACCTTTGCCACCGTTGGCTTGACTGTTTTGCTCGTCGATACTCAAGCCTATCAGTCGATCAATCTGCACTTAACCCCGGTCGTTTGGGAGTTGCTGTTCAGCGATGAAAAATCGGCAATCAGCACTGATTTGCAGCATCTTTTTGTTGTTTTACCGTTGATTTTTTTCCTCCAGCTTGGCCTTGCTGAGTGGGTGTGGAAAAAGCAACGTAAGCTGGCTCATAAGCACATTGGTCGCCCTCTGGCCGGTGTTTTCTTTATCTGTTTTATTACCAGCCACCTGATTTACATGTGGGCGGATGCGTATTTTTATAATCCGGTCACCAGCCAACGCGCTAACTTCCCGCTCTCCTACCCTATGACAGCGAAAAGCTTTATGGAGAAACATGGTTTACTCGATAGAGAAGAGTACCTAAAGCGATTGGAGGCAAACGAAAATAACGTCGAGTTGGTGCGCTATCCGTTGGAGCAATTGGAGTTTAATCGTCGCGGTAATCACCTGAATATACTGATGATCAATGTCAACAACTGGCGTGCAGACCATTTGAGCGAAACGCAAATGCCAACGGCCTACCAGTTTGCAATCAACAATCAGTGGTTCACCAATCATTACAGCTCAAGCAACGATTCTTTTGGCGTGTTTGGCTTGTTTTATGGCCTGCCAACCAGTTATGCCAGCAGCATCAAAGCGCAAGGCACAGCGCCCATTTTCCTTAACGTATTGCAAGAGCAAGGCTATGATTTTGCTTTGTTCAGCGGTAACGGCTTTAGTGACCCGCTTTATCGTGAGGTAATTTTCCGCGGACAACATCTTGCTGCCCAGCTTGAGGAACAAAATCAGATCGAGTTTAACGACGAAAAAGCCGTCGAAGCTTGGCAAAACTGGTTGGCCGGACAAACTAAATCGCCTTGGTTTAGCTTTATCGAACTGACTTCCGTGGACGACATTGATGCTTCGGCTATGCCAAAAGGCGCGAATGCCAGCGAAAAATTCAAACAGACGTACAATCAAGCTGTAGGAATGGCCGATAATATGCTGCAGCGTATTTTGGTTACTTTAGAAGAGCAGCAACTGAGTGCCAACACAGTGGTGGTTCTGACTTCAAATCACGGCAGTGAGTTTAACGAAACACAAACCAATAGCTGGGGCGCAAATTCTAACTACAGCCGCTATCAGCTTCAGGTTCCTATGGTGATTCATTGGCCGGGTAAATTGCCTGCGAAGTTTGATCAAAGCACCAGCCACCTAGACCTGTCAGTAACCTTATTGCAGGATTTGCTCGGCGTTGCTTCTAACCCAGTTGACTTTAGTTCAGGGCGAAATCTGTTTGATGAGAGCAGACGCCGTTGGATTTTAGCGGGCGACACGCGTGAAATTGCCTTGATCACACCAACCCAAACGACGGTGATTGATAAGTTTGGCAACTTCAAGTTATACGACGAGAACTACAAGCGGGTAAGAGACGACAGCCCGAAACTGCCCGTATTGATGCAAGGATTGACTGAATTACAACGTTTTTACAGTAAAAGCCAACAATAA
- a CDS encoding Crp/Fnr family transcriptional regulator — MSNYLILNAIHNCELIKGCSSTTLSTLYEYSSYESFKRNELIAKQDAPTEELLILASGQVGVYRRNEQGNNLLVAKVTTGGWFGEASFIPGFNRVVSLKALEDTIIVKLPISHFIELCQIDPTLMRNTFSALARRGASIGHFALNNMTTNIPLKIARTILSHIEILGNQEPGKQTIKIKMTRTELAMVVGITRQALNKYIVPFVEEGIIAVGYGSITINSLESLKKKIETLSMVSI; from the coding sequence ATGTCTAACTATCTAATATTAAATGCAATACATAATTGTGAATTAATTAAAGGTTGCAGTTCAACCACCTTGTCAACGCTGTATGAATATAGCAGTTACGAAAGCTTTAAACGCAATGAATTGATTGCGAAACAAGATGCACCTACAGAGGAGTTATTAATTCTCGCCTCAGGGCAAGTTGGAGTATACCGAAGAAACGAGCAAGGAAATAATTTGCTCGTTGCCAAAGTGACAACGGGTGGCTGGTTTGGCGAAGCATCCTTTATTCCAGGCTTTAATCGCGTGGTATCACTTAAAGCGTTAGAGGATACAATCATTGTAAAACTGCCGATTAGTCACTTTATTGAACTTTGTCAGATTGACCCAACGCTAATGAGAAACACATTTAGCGCATTGGCACGTCGTGGCGCTTCTATCGGCCATTTTGCGTTGAACAATATGACGACCAATATTCCTCTGAAAATAGCCCGTACCATCCTGTCTCATATTGAAATACTCGGTAATCAAGAGCCTGGGAAACAGACGATTAAAATAAAGATGACCAGAACGGAATTAGCAATGGTGGTTGGGATCACTCGACAAGCGCTGAATAAATATATCGTTCCTTTTGTCGAAGAAGGGATTATTGCCGTCGGGTACGGCTCGATTACCATTAATTCATTGGAAAGTTTAAAAAAGAAGATAGAAACCTTGTCTATGGTGAGTATTTAG